One part of the Desulfonema ishimotonii genome encodes these proteins:
- the hdrA2 gene encoding CoB-CoM heterodisulfide reductase HdrA2 produces MATAVFANTLNDAGQEARIGVYVCQCGLNIGQTVDCKQVADHVKNVDGVVVSKEITYACSEPGQAEIRDDIAENGLDRVVVASCSPRLHEPTFRHMMQEAGLNPYLLEMANLREQCSWVHMAEPEAATLKAEDLVRMAISRVRLLTPLYEETLPLTQSTLVIGGGVAGIQTALDLADTGYKVTLVEKSPSVGGTMARLDKTFPTMDCSIUILGPKMADAGRHPNITLHTMSEVADVKGYVGNFEVKIIKKARYVDEKECTACGECAKACPVVFPDGFNVGLSSRKAIYIPFPQAVPSSYVINMNECMGRGCSKCLDACDKKCISFHMSDEEITEKVGSIVVATGLEPYDPREMDEYGYTRFENVLTSLEFERLVNAGGPTKGELIRPKDRKHPKSVGFIQCVGSRSKRKGGEHCSNICCMNTIKSTLVLKEHYPDTEIKVFYIDIRAFGKGFEDLYTRSRSLGVQYLRGLPGSVEELPDGTMRVAVENTATGKIEFHDLDMLVLALGIKPSSGTQRLQEMLGLQLTPDGFFLEAHPKLQPVDAATRGIFYAGCAEGPKDIKESVTQGSAAAARAVRLMHKGEITSEPITSEVIADHCKSCGKCAEVCPYNAITVDVKKKTPAVVNTAACAGCGTCAAECKFGAIVMNHFTDKQITTQVDTMLAEKAADKVLTFACNWCSYAGADYAGVSRLQYPANVRLIRTMCSGRVDEKFIWHAFEKGAPVVLVSGCHIGDCHYIDANHWTVKRVEKVRKKMERLGIRPDRLQLEWISAAEGVRFAKVMKEMEALRKGVTAEEIAETVRILGERKKK; encoded by the coding sequence ATGGCAACAGCGGTGTTCGCAAATACATTGAATGACGCCGGGCAGGAGGCACGCATCGGCGTGTATGTCTGCCAGTGCGGATTGAATATCGGTCAGACGGTTGACTGCAAACAGGTTGCAGACCATGTGAAAAATGTGGACGGCGTGGTGGTCTCCAAGGAGATCACCTATGCCTGCTCAGAGCCGGGTCAGGCCGAAATCCGGGACGATATCGCCGAAAACGGCCTGGACCGGGTCGTGGTGGCCTCGTGTTCCCCCAGGCTGCACGAGCCGACCTTCCGCCACATGATGCAGGAGGCCGGTCTCAACCCGTATCTTCTGGAGATGGCCAACCTGCGGGAACAGTGTTCCTGGGTCCATATGGCCGAGCCGGAGGCCGCGACCCTCAAGGCCGAGGATCTGGTGCGGATGGCCATTTCGCGGGTCCGGCTGCTCACCCCCCTGTATGAAGAGACCCTGCCCCTGACCCAGAGCACCCTGGTCATCGGCGGCGGCGTGGCCGGAATTCAGACGGCCCTGGATCTGGCCGACACCGGATACAAAGTGACGCTGGTGGAGAAAAGCCCCTCTGTTGGCGGGACCATGGCCCGGCTGGACAAGACCTTCCCGACCATGGACTGCTCCATCTGAATTCTCGGGCCGAAGATGGCGGATGCCGGTCGGCATCCAAATATTACGCTTCACACCATGAGTGAAGTGGCTGATGTCAAAGGATATGTGGGCAATTTTGAAGTAAAAATCATCAAAAAGGCCCGCTATGTGGATGAAAAAGAATGCACGGCCTGCGGCGAGTGCGCCAAGGCCTGTCCCGTGGTCTTTCCGGACGGGTTCAACGTGGGGCTGTCGTCCCGCAAGGCCATTTACATACCGTTTCCCCAGGCCGTCCCCTCCTCCTATGTGATCAACATGAACGAGTGCATGGGCCGGGGCTGCTCCAAGTGTCTCGACGCCTGTGACAAGAAGTGTATCAGCTTCCACATGTCAGACGAGGAGATCACGGAAAAGGTCGGCTCCATCGTGGTGGCAACCGGGCTGGAGCCTTATGATCCCAGGGAGATGGACGAGTACGGATATACCCGGTTTGAAAACGTGCTGACCAGTCTGGAGTTTGAGCGGCTGGTGAACGCGGGCGGCCCCACCAAAGGGGAGCTGATCCGCCCCAAAGACCGGAAGCACCCGAAATCGGTGGGCTTTATCCAGTGCGTGGGCTCACGGTCCAAACGCAAGGGCGGGGAACACTGCTCCAATATCTGCTGCATGAACACCATCAAAAGCACCCTGGTGCTGAAGGAGCATTACCCGGACACGGAAATCAAGGTCTTCTATATTGATATCCGGGCCTTTGGCAAGGGGTTCGAGGATCTCTACACCCGGAGCCGGAGTCTGGGCGTCCAGTATCTGCGGGGCCTGCCCGGTTCGGTGGAGGAGCTGCCGGACGGCACCATGCGGGTGGCTGTGGAGAATACGGCCACGGGCAAAATCGAATTCCACGATCTCGACATGCTGGTGCTGGCGCTGGGCATCAAACCCTCGTCCGGAACCCAGCGGCTTCAGGAAATGCTGGGGCTTCAGCTCACACCGGACGGTTTTTTTCTGGAGGCCCATCCCAAACTCCAGCCTGTGGATGCGGCCACACGGGGCATCTTCTACGCCGGATGTGCCGAGGGGCCCAAGGACATCAAGGAGAGCGTGACTCAGGGATCGGCGGCTGCGGCACGGGCCGTACGGCTCATGCACAAGGGCGAGATCACCTCCGAGCCGATCACCTCCGAGGTCATCGCGGATCACTGCAAATCCTGCGGAAAATGCGCCGAAGTCTGCCCGTATAACGCCATCACCGTGGACGTGAAAAAGAAGACGCCTGCCGTGGTCAACACGGCCGCCTGTGCCGGGTGCGGCACCTGTGCGGCAGAATGCAAGTTCGGGGCCATTGTCATGAACCACTTCACGGACAAGCAGATCACCACCCAGGTGGACACCATGCTGGCGGAGAAGGCGGCAGACAAGGTGCTGACCTTTGCGTGCAACTGGTGTTCCTATGCGGGCGCGGATTACGCGGGTGTATCCCGGCTCCAGTATCCGGCCAATGTGCGCCTGATCCGAACCATGTGTTCGGGCCGGGTGGATGAGAAGTTCATCTGGCACGCCTTTGAGAAGGGCGCACCGGTTGTGCTGGTGAGCGGCTGCCACATCGGCGACTGCCACTATATCGACGCCAACCACTGGACCGTGAAGCGGGTGGAGAAGGTCCGCAAAAAGATGGAGCGGCTGGGCATCCGGCCCGACCGGCTCCAACTGGAGTGGATCAGCGCGGCAGAGGGCGTGCGCTTTGCCAAGGTGATGAAGGAGATGGAGGCGCTGAGAAAAGGCGTGACGGCTGAGGAGATCGCAGAGACCGTGAGAATTTTGGGGGAGCGGAAGAAGAAATAG
- a CDS encoding hydrogenase iron-sulfur subunit encodes MDDFKIILFLCNWAPHTAYQTLQDNGYQIPPEVKMVRIPCTGRISKALLFKAFEMGADGVALVGCSPGACRYGTGTEAAMNNTEDTRNILALLGVGRERMQFTTFLPDEAEPLKQFLANFCDDIKKMGKSPVVPVRETEAERSYDESVAAVLAKHDAYSCQDCGKCTSSCPLALSGKEYSPRTLVGSIIAGDTDSEQVRKDIWSCLTCGLCHERCPSDVNFPEFIRDMRCIISKGKGEARQTHGGFFQSLMRAMTSPALKPARWNWLPEEIQLDTDSKTLFFGGCAPYFDAFFKKHQAVKSADILTDSLRLLNFFDVHPRLLDAERCCGHDLLWSGDRENFLRLAKLNAEMISDLGIEEVITSCPECYKTLAVDYEKHGIRTGFKVTHIYEFLEHEIDKGAVTFNDLGRKITYQDSCRLNRTESVRELPRKLIRRLSPDSFEEMKDRDRSALCCGNCAWTGCDAYSKALQVKRIRQAHATGSDLMITSCPKCQIHLRCAMQDPFLGDELRMEMADLTSVIAKTICWE; translated from the coding sequence ATGGATGATTTTAAGATAATTCTGTTCTTGTGTAACTGGGCCCCCCACACCGCCTATCAGACCCTTCAGGACAACGGCTATCAGATTCCGCCGGAGGTTAAGATGGTGCGGATTCCCTGCACCGGAAGGATCAGCAAGGCCCTTCTGTTCAAGGCTTTTGAGATGGGCGCGGACGGCGTGGCCCTGGTGGGATGCAGCCCCGGCGCCTGCCGCTACGGCACCGGCACAGAGGCTGCCATGAACAACACCGAAGACACCCGGAATATCCTGGCACTTCTGGGGGTGGGCAGGGAGCGGATGCAGTTTACGACCTTCCTGCCCGATGAGGCAGAGCCGCTAAAGCAGTTCCTGGCGAACTTCTGTGACGACATTAAAAAAATGGGGAAAAGTCCGGTTGTTCCGGTCCGGGAGACAGAGGCCGAACGCTCCTATGACGAATCGGTTGCCGCAGTGCTGGCAAAGCATGATGCCTATAGCTGCCAGGACTGCGGCAAATGCACCTCCTCATGTCCCCTGGCCCTCAGCGGCAAGGAATATTCACCCCGGACCCTGGTGGGGTCCATTATCGCCGGGGATACGGATTCGGAGCAGGTGAGAAAAGACATCTGGTCCTGCCTGACCTGCGGCCTCTGCCATGAGCGATGCCCGTCCGATGTCAACTTCCCGGAATTCATCCGCGACATGCGGTGCATCATCAGCAAAGGAAAGGGCGAAGCCCGTCAGACCCACGGCGGATTCTTCCAGTCCCTCATGCGCGCCATGACCTCCCCGGCGCTGAAACCGGCCCGCTGGAACTGGCTGCCGGAGGAGATTCAGCTGGATACGGACAGCAAAACCCTGTTTTTCGGCGGCTGTGCCCCCTATTTTGACGCCTTTTTCAAAAAGCATCAGGCTGTAAAAAGCGCGGATATCCTGACGGACTCGCTCCGGCTGCTCAATTTCTTTGACGTGCATCCCCGGCTGCTCGATGCCGAGCGCTGCTGCGGCCATGACCTGCTCTGGTCCGGCGACCGGGAGAACTTCCTTCGGCTGGCAAAGCTGAACGCGGAGATGATCAGCGACCTGGGGATTGAGGAGGTCATCACCTCGTGTCCGGAATGTTACAAAACCCTGGCCGTGGATTATGAAAAACACGGGATCAGGACGGGCTTCAAAGTCACGCATATCTATGAGTTTCTGGAACATGAGATCGACAAGGGCGCAGTGACCTTCAACGATCTGGGCCGGAAGATCACCTATCAGGATTCCTGCCGCCTGAACCGGACAGAGTCCGTGCGGGAGCTTCCCCGCAAGCTGATCCGCCGCCTGTCGCCGGACAGCTTTGAGGAGATGAAGGACCGGGACCGCTCGGCCCTGTGCTGCGGCAACTGCGCCTGGACAGGTTGCGATGCTTACAGCAAGGCCCTTCAGGTCAAACGCATCCGACAGGCCCACGCCACCGGCAGCGATCTGATGATCACCTCCTGTCCCAAGTGCCAGATTCACCTCCGGTGCGCCATGCAGGATCCCTTCCTGGGCGACGAACTGCGGATGGAGATGGCCGACCTGACAAGTGTGATTGCCAAAACGATCTGCTGGGAATAG
- a CDS encoding FAD-dependent oxidoreductase, translating to MKRPKDRLHRVLVIGATPSGIVATNKLGELGIPVTLVDSDWNIDRKLSNDEWKLKSGMPLNHAHRPGLVRILRNPNIRCVLPAEVNAIKHSHQGFRVGLKQQQTFVDPDRCILCGRCAEVCPVSDGNGGKAIRFEGRLSLPGRPVIDKRRIPLCRENCPLGVNAQGYVTLAKEGKYPEALALIRERNILPGICGRICNHPCETECRRGQLDDAVSIRDIKRFLADYGADHPDEVIAEKTAGQRPEKFAIIGSGPAGLAAASELARHGCQVTVFEKEEMPGGLLRYGIGPHRLPRNILDAELKYIEDLGVRFITSHPVNLEEVDALKKDFDSVILSTGSWKDRNLGAPGEDLEGVEGCLSFLNRFYRGDITELKKKVAVIGDGNAAFDLARTLSRIGADVTLLSWFGKEEIPADPEEIRGALEEGIAIRDRTRVVAFLGADGRLERLKCRPTKPGPPDENGIAWPVIVEKSEASEPEFERVFVAIGQTGPFTPGQPLGDLKITDYGFIAADDGFRTGLPHVYAAGDAVTGPSTVVRSMASGRAVAGQALREICKIGVPEHLTRRPANKDFPDIPTDIPTRSRTPMPETQPAGRRHNFSEVALGLSESQIAYEAGRCLQCGVCSECLQCAEVCEAIGAVNHDEPEEEWVEHAGVVIIADPDMAPAVKGDDVIRAYGPRSSKPDVCAMMTRGFASAAQALVLLGNTAHMQKGNGMSFYQPDPGLSPDIRIGVFACRCNDSLGWTDEMDRYVAGLTEQADVVHAETIPSACVPEGISMILRTVREKDITRLVLASCVCCPLNFVCSACTDQRSRLKKGLFTATGISRSMVITRNIRGEALSLLEKQPEHALNKFRGLIDRSVRGARLLRRFPSPARIYNFTAAVIGQSEAALTSALTLAEAGMDVFMFGNGGKPADTVPGHPNIHYFEGARVRKFSGTLGDFQLDVETGDFSQRIQAGAVILDEKARRSVRYVHQEGLQCQAVASAIQEAGITGTPFFYPGMTSISGLFLADPPGVSVSNRQKGAAAAVLAAAIMPRGPRQNKGYTVTVDEEICRGCGRCAEVCPYQAVTLKQNAVGGWYATVDEAFCKGCGNCISVCPSNAADSPYRSHRFFEQTLEEILIQ from the coding sequence ATGAAACGCCCCAAAGACCGTTTACACCGGGTCCTTGTCATCGGTGCCACGCCTTCGGGCATTGTGGCCACCAACAAGCTCGGCGAACTGGGCATCCCGGTAACGCTGGTGGACTCGGACTGGAATATTGACCGGAAGCTGTCAAATGATGAATGGAAACTGAAGTCAGGGATGCCCCTGAACCACGCCCACCGGCCCGGCCTTGTCAGAATCCTGAGAAACCCCAACATCCGGTGTGTGCTGCCCGCAGAAGTGAATGCCATCAAACACAGCCATCAGGGGTTCCGCGTGGGCCTGAAACAGCAGCAGACCTTTGTGGACCCGGACCGGTGCATTCTGTGCGGCCGCTGCGCGGAGGTCTGCCCGGTATCGGACGGCAACGGCGGAAAGGCCATCCGGTTCGAGGGACGGCTGAGTCTGCCCGGACGGCCAGTGATCGACAAGCGGCGCATTCCCCTCTGCCGGGAGAACTGTCCGCTGGGGGTCAATGCCCAGGGGTATGTGACCCTGGCCAAAGAGGGAAAATACCCGGAAGCCCTGGCACTCATACGGGAGCGGAACATCCTGCCCGGTATCTGTGGCCGGATCTGCAATCACCCCTGTGAAACCGAGTGCCGGCGGGGGCAGCTGGACGATGCCGTCTCCATCCGGGACATCAAGCGGTTTCTGGCTGACTACGGCGCGGACCATCCGGATGAGGTCATCGCGGAAAAAACAGCCGGACAGCGGCCGGAGAAATTCGCCATCATCGGGTCCGGCCCGGCCGGTCTGGCAGCGGCATCCGAACTGGCCCGCCACGGCTGTCAGGTCACTGTCTTTGAAAAAGAGGAGATGCCCGGCGGCCTGCTGCGGTACGGTATCGGTCCCCACCGCCTGCCGAGAAACATTCTCGACGCCGAGCTGAAATATATCGAAGATCTGGGGGTGAGGTTCATCACGTCTCATCCGGTGAATTTGGAAGAAGTGGATGCGCTGAAAAAAGACTTTGACAGCGTCATCCTCTCCACCGGGTCGTGGAAGGACCGGAATCTGGGCGCTCCGGGCGAAGACCTGGAGGGCGTGGAGGGCTGCCTCTCTTTCCTGAACCGGTTTTACCGGGGCGACATCACGGAACTGAAGAAAAAGGTCGCCGTCATCGGTGACGGCAATGCGGCCTTTGATCTGGCCCGGACCCTCTCGCGTATCGGAGCCGATGTCACCCTTCTTTCCTGGTTCGGCAAAGAAGAGATTCCCGCAGACCCGGAGGAGATCAGGGGGGCCCTTGAAGAGGGCATTGCCATCCGGGACCGGACCCGGGTGGTCGCCTTTCTGGGGGCCGACGGCAGACTGGAACGTCTGAAGTGCAGGCCCACAAAACCGGGCCCACCCGATGAAAACGGCATTGCCTGGCCGGTTATTGTGGAAAAAAGCGAGGCGTCTGAGCCTGAATTTGAGCGGGTCTTTGTCGCCATCGGCCAGACCGGGCCATTTACGCCGGGCCAGCCACTGGGCGATCTGAAGATCACCGACTACGGTTTTATCGCGGCTGACGACGGGTTCCGCACGGGCCTTCCCCATGTCTACGCGGCAGGGGATGCGGTCACCGGTCCCTCCACCGTGGTCCGCTCCATGGCGAGTGGCAGGGCCGTGGCAGGTCAGGCATTGCGGGAAATCTGCAAAATCGGGGTGCCGGAACATCTCACCCGGCGACCGGCCAACAAAGACTTCCCGGATATTCCCACGGATATTCCCACCCGGAGCCGGACCCCCATGCCCGAAACCCAGCCGGCCGGACGGCGGCACAATTTTTCCGAGGTGGCCCTGGGGCTGTCCGAAAGCCAGATTGCCTATGAGGCAGGCCGGTGCCTCCAGTGCGGGGTCTGTTCCGAGTGCTTGCAGTGTGCGGAGGTGTGCGAGGCCATCGGCGCGGTCAATCACGACGAGCCCGAGGAGGAATGGGTGGAACATGCCGGGGTTGTCATTATCGCAGACCCGGACATGGCCCCTGCCGTGAAAGGGGATGACGTGATCCGGGCCTACGGACCCAGGTCCTCCAAACCGGATGTCTGCGCCATGATGACGCGGGGATTTGCCTCGGCAGCCCAGGCCCTGGTGCTGCTGGGCAACACGGCCCACATGCAGAAGGGCAACGGCATGTCCTTCTATCAGCCGGACCCGGGGCTGTCACCCGATATCCGCATCGGGGTCTTTGCCTGCCGGTGCAACGATTCGCTGGGCTGGACAGATGAGATGGACCGGTATGTGGCCGGGCTGACAGAACAGGCTGATGTGGTCCATGCCGAAACCATCCCCTCGGCCTGTGTGCCCGAAGGGATTTCCATGATCCTCAGAACCGTGCGCGAAAAGGACATCACCCGGCTGGTCCTGGCCTCCTGTGTGTGCTGTCCCCTCAACTTCGTGTGCAGCGCCTGCACAGACCAGCGGAGCCGCCTGAAAAAGGGCCTTTTCACAGCCACCGGCATCAGCCGCTCAATGGTCATCACCCGGAATATCCGGGGAGAGGCCCTGAGCCTTCTGGAAAAACAGCCGGAACATGCCCTGAACAAGTTCCGGGGACTCATTGACCGCTCGGTGAGAGGGGCCCGGCTGCTGAGGCGGTTCCCATCGCCTGCCAGAATTTACAATTTCACGGCGGCTGTCATCGGCCAGTCCGAGGCGGCCCTCACCAGTGCCCTGACCCTTGCCGAAGCGGGCATGGATGTCTTTATGTTCGGAAACGGCGGCAAACCGGCAGATACGGTGCCGGGCCACCCCAATATCCATTATTTCGAGGGGGCCAGGGTCCGTAAATTCAGCGGAACCCTGGGGGACTTTCAACTGGATGTGGAAACCGGTGATTTCAGCCAGCGGATACAGGCCGGGGCCGTCATTCTGGATGAAAAAGCCCGACGGTCCGTCCGCTATGTCCATCAGGAAGGGCTGCAATGTCAGGCAGTGGCCTCTGCCATACAGGAAGCGGGGATTACGGGAACCCCCTTCTTCTATCCGGGCATGACCTCCATATCCGGCCTCTTTCTGGCCGATCCGCCCGGGGTCAGCGTGTCAAACCGCCAGAAGGGCGCAGCCGCAGCCGTTCTGGCCGCAGCCATCATGCCGCGCGGTCCCAGACAGAACAAGGGCTACACCGTTACTGTGGATGAGGAAATCTGCCGGGGCTGTGGCCGTTGCGCGGAGGTCTGTCCCTATCAGGCCGTGACCCTGAAACAGAATGCCGTCGGCGGGTGGTATGCAACTGTGGATGAGGCCTTCTGCAAGGGATGCGGCAACTGTATTTCCGTATGCCCCTCCAATGCGGCAGACAGTCCCTACCGCAGCCACCGGTTCTTTGAACAGACCCTGGAGGAAATCCTGATTCAGTAA
- a CDS encoding 2-oxoacid:acceptor oxidoreductase family protein, whose translation MSEIDKNEKQEVIVTGFGGQGIVLAGRILGMAAALGDHRESTLVQSYGPESRGGACCAQVIISEEVIQYPYIKTPHVLVCMSQSAYEKYRDQLRPDGYLLTDRDLVNPDGSRDYFAVPATRMAEELGRKMMANIIMMGFTTAITDLVSLDAMREAVTSSVPKGTEQMNLRAFTKGYDYGVSKLKGREKKSFGKTGAVS comes from the coding sequence ATGTCTGAAATAGATAAAAATGAAAAACAGGAAGTGATTGTCACCGGATTCGGGGGACAGGGCATTGTCCTGGCCGGGCGGATTCTCGGCATGGCTGCCGCCCTGGGAGATCACAGAGAAAGTACCCTGGTCCAGTCCTACGGCCCTGAGTCCAGAGGCGGCGCCTGCTGCGCCCAGGTGATCATCTCCGAAGAGGTTATCCAGTATCCCTACATCAAAACCCCCCATGTCCTGGTCTGCATGTCCCAGTCGGCCTATGAAAAATACAGGGACCAGCTCAGGCCCGACGGCTATCTGCTGACCGACAGGGATCTCGTCAATCCGGACGGGAGCCGGGATTATTTTGCCGTTCCGGCCACCCGCATGGCCGAGGAACTGGGGCGGAAGATGATGGCCAACATTATCATGATGGGATTTACGACCGCCATCACCGATCTGGTTTCCCTGGACGCCATGAGAGAGGCCGTGACCTCGTCCGTTCCCAAAGGAACAGAGCAGATGAATCTCAGGGCATTTACCAAAGGCTATGACTACGGTGTGTCCAAACTGAAAGGGCGGGAAAAGAAGTCCTTTGGCAAAACAGGAGCAGTCTCATGA
- a CDS encoding 2-oxoacid:ferredoxin oxidoreductase subunit beta: MTKNPDKSATCQPHPLEDLVRMDRIPHIWCSGCGIGSVFTSCLTGIRQTGIPYNQFAMVSGIGCSGRGAGYINIDSFHTTHGRAIPFATGIKTARPDLNVVVFSGDGDLFAIGGNHFIHAARRNMDITVICVNNLTYGMTGGQVAATTPHGAKSSTTVAGNPETPFNLPLLAYASGATYIARWTMLHARDLADTVEEALNHRGFSFIEALSPCPINFGRRNKETALDTLKKYHEKTIIKNGANPAELDIDYSRGVILGKFVDIDKPTHDEMYRKMYWPQETTE; this comes from the coding sequence ATGACGAAAAATCCTGACAAATCCGCAACCTGCCAGCCGCATCCCCTGGAAGACCTAGTCCGGATGGATCGCATTCCGCACATCTGGTGTTCCGGATGCGGCATCGGGTCGGTCTTTACCTCCTGCCTGACGGGCATCAGACAGACCGGAATCCCCTACAATCAGTTTGCCATGGTCTCCGGCATCGGCTGTTCGGGACGCGGGGCCGGGTACATCAATATCGACTCGTTCCACACCACCCACGGACGGGCTATTCCCTTTGCCACGGGCATCAAGACGGCTAGGCCGGACCTGAATGTCGTGGTCTTTTCCGGTGACGGCGACCTCTTTGCCATCGGCGGCAACCACTTTATCCACGCGGCCCGGCGGAACATGGATATCACCGTCATCTGTGTCAACAACCTGACCTATGGCATGACGGGCGGGCAGGTGGCGGCCACCACGCCCCACGGGGCCAAGTCTTCCACCACCGTGGCCGGAAACCCGGAGACGCCCTTTAACCTGCCCCTGCTGGCCTATGCGTCCGGGGCCACCTATATTGCCCGGTGGACCATGCTCCACGCCCGCGATCTGGCCGACACGGTTGAAGAGGCCCTGAACCACAGGGGCTTCTCCTTTATCGAGGCCCTTTCCCCCTGCCCCATTAATTTCGGCAGGCGGAATAAGGAAACGGCCCTGGATACCCTGAAAAAGTATCACGAAAAAACCATCATCAAAAACGGGGCCAATCCTGCGGAACTGGATATTGACTACAGCCGGGGGGTGATTCTGGGCAAATTTGTGGATATCGACAAGCCCACCCATGACGAGATGTACCGGAAGATGTACTGGCCACAGGAAACGACCGAATAA
- a CDS encoding 2-oxoacid:acceptor oxidoreductase subunit alpha: MKPRVLTGEHFMNGDVACAEGAIAAGCKFFGGYPITPATEVAEHISVRLPHVGGTYIQMEDEIAAMTSILGGAWTGVKSMTATSGPGFSLMMETVGLAVVTETPCVVVNVQRAGPSTGLPTQGAQADMMQVRWGSHGDYEIIAIAPASPQEMFDLTITAFNLSETYRTPVFIMSDEIVGHMSEKVVIPEESRIRTVSRPKPSGRRDRFRLYKPGANGVAPMPAIGDGYNVHVTGLTHDEKGYPVMSVDTQKEMMDRLLGKIRNNLDDIIMTEGYRLEDAEIVIVSYGVSSRTSYTTVDEARKMGIRAGLLRLITVWPFPEEKIRRLAGQVKGFVTVEINMGQISREVQRCAGGQVPTYSVGHPGGAIIPPDDVIQVLREGF, encoded by the coding sequence ATGAAACCAAGAGTCCTCACAGGTGAACATTTTATGAATGGCGACGTGGCCTGTGCCGAAGGCGCCATTGCCGCAGGATGCAAATTTTTCGGCGGCTATCCCATCACACCGGCCACGGAGGTCGCCGAACATATATCGGTCAGGCTGCCCCATGTGGGGGGCACCTATATCCAGATGGAAGACGAAATCGCCGCCATGACCTCGATTCTCGGGGGGGCGTGGACCGGCGTCAAATCCATGACCGCCACCTCCGGCCCGGGCTTCAGCCTGATGATGGAGACCGTGGGCCTGGCCGTGGTGACGGAAACCCCCTGCGTGGTGGTCAATGTCCAGCGGGCCGGACCCTCCACAGGTCTGCCCACCCAGGGGGCACAGGCCGACATGATGCAGGTCCGGTGGGGGTCTCACGGCGACTATGAGATCATTGCCATTGCCCCGGCCTCTCCCCAGGAGATGTTTGATCTGACCATCACGGCCTTCAACCTGAGCGAAACCTACCGGACCCCGGTCTTTATCATGTCGGACGAGATCGTGGGGCACATGAGCGAAAAGGTGGTCATCCCGGAGGAGAGCAGAATCAGGACCGTCTCCCGCCCGAAACCTTCGGGCCGCAGGGACAGGTTCAGGCTCTACAAGCCGGGCGCCAACGGCGTGGCCCCCATGCCCGCCATCGGCGACGGCTACAACGTCCATGTCACGGGCCTGACCCATGATGAGAAGGGCTACCCGGTCATGTCGGTCGATACCCAGAAGGAGATGATGGATCGGCTTCTGGGCAAGATTCGGAACAACCTGGACGACATCATTATGACCGAAGGCTACCGGCTGGAGGATGCGGAGATCGTCATTGTCTCCTACGGCGTCTCCTCCCGGACGAGCTATACCACCGTTGACGAGGCCCGTAAGATGGGCATCCGGGCGGGTCTGCTCCGCCTGATCACGGTCTGGCCTTTTCCCGAGGAGAAGATCCGCCGGCTTGCCGGACAGGTAAAGGGGTTTGTGACGGTTGAGATCAACATGGGGCAGATCAGCCGGGAGGTCCAGCGGTGTGCGGGCGGTCAGGTGCCGACTTACTCGGTCGGCCATCCGGGCGGCGCCATTATTCCTCCTGATGATGTAATACAGGTATTAAGGGAGGGCTTCTGA